The proteins below are encoded in one region of Apium graveolens cultivar Ventura chromosome 4, ASM990537v1, whole genome shotgun sequence:
- the LOC141719746 gene encoding uncharacterized protein LOC141719746, with amino-acid sequence MTNITSLSFVSLDISGDNYLSWVQDVKLHLGSKKLSDTIKAENKSTSEENFTSIIFPRHHMHEDLKSEYLEVEDPFILWENLKDRFDHQKLVYLPAAENDWANLRLQDFKSVQAYSSALFKISSRLIMCGEKVTEKRKIDKTLSTFHPNNINLVEMYKERKFTKFGDLLSTLLVAEQNHQLVIKNHQSRPTGSAPLPEVNNMSFQPNVRGKWYRGGRGQGRYRGRGRSHGHFRPYNNSGHRKWQSESQSKRKASRGGKTENVCYRCGMNGHWTRNCHTPDHLVKLYQSSQKSKEKMVETNFANNNIDDFPRITTGGISINGPNEPNETPIWEAED; translated from the coding sequence ATGACAAATATTACAAGCTTGTCGTTCGTTTCCTTGGACATTTCTGGcgataattatttatcatgggtACAAGATGTAAAGTTGCACTTGGGTTCAAAGAAATTAAGCGATACAATAAAGGCAGAAAATAAATCCACGTCTGAAGAAAACTTTACCTCCATAATTTTTCCCCGACACCACATGCATGAAGATTTAAAATCTGAGTACTTAGAAGTCGAGGATCCttttattttatgggaaaatttaaAGGATAGATTCGATCACCAGAAACTAGTTTATCTACCTGCAGCTGAAAATGATTGGGCCAATTTAAGACTTCAGGATTTTAAGAGTGTCCAAGCATATAGCTCTGCTTTGTTCAAAATAAGTTCTAGGCTTATTATGTGTGGTGAGAAAGTTACGGAAAAAAGAAAAATCGATAAAACACTATCAACTTTTCACCCCAACAATATCAACTTAGTAGAGATGTACAAGGAGCGCAAATTTACTAAGTTCGGGGATCTTCTATCAACTCTCCTCGTTGCTGAACAGAATCATCAATTGGTGATTAAGAATCATCAATCCCGTCCAACAGGATCTGCCCCATTACCTGAAGTAAATAACATGTCATTCCAGCCGAATGTACGTGGAAAATGGTATAGAGGTGGACGGGGCCAAGGGCGGTACCGTGGACGAGGTCGGAGCCACGGGCATTTTCGTCCATATAACAACTCTGGTCACCGGAAGTGGCAATCAGAATCACAGAGTAAAAGAAAGGCATCACGAGGAGGAAAAACTGAAAATGTTTGCTATAGGTGCGGCATGAATGGGCACTGGACACGTAATTGTCATACCCCAGATCATCTTGTTAAGTTATACCAATCTTCTCaaaaatcaaaagagaaaatggTAGAAACAAATTTCGCCAACAATAACATTGATGATTTTCCGAGAATCACAACTGGAGGAATAAGCATTAATGGTCCGAATGAACCTAACGAAACTCCCATATGGGAGGCTGAAGATTAG
- the LOC141721104 gene encoding putative calcium-binding protein CML19 — protein sequence MNPSNDTTSKTRPPMEPLNTEDPQVMEQVFNYFDENKDGKISPSELQTCAKTVGGELSKEEAERAVHISDSDDDGMLNKKEFTELVQGRNGVKDQELKEAFKMYAAEEKGCITPKSLKRMLSRLGQNNTVENCEAMITKFDVNGDGVLSFDEFRNMMTR from the coding sequence ATGAATCCTTCAAATGATACAACTTCCAAAACCAGACCACCAATGGAACCACTAAACACAGAAGATCCTCAAGTAATGGAGCAAGTGTTCAACTACTTCGACGAGAACAAGGACGGGAAGATCTCCCCATCCGAGCTCCAAACATGTGCAAAGACAGTAGGCGGAGAGCTGTCCAAAGAAGAGGCTGAGAGAGCTGTGCATATATCGGATTCCGACGACGACGGCATGCTCAACAAGAAGGAATTCACAGAGCTGGTTCAAGGAAGGAATGGAGTGAAAGACCAAGAGTTGAAGGAAGCCTTTAAAATGTATGCGGCAGAGGAGAAAGGATGTATTACGCCTAAGAGCTTGAAGAGGATGTTGAGTAGACTTGGACAGAACAACACTGTGGAGAATTGTGAGGCCATGATTACTAAGTTTGATGTTAATGGTGATGGTGTTCTTAGTTTTGATGAGTTTAGGAACATGATGACTCGTTAG
- the LOC141721103 gene encoding AP-1 complex subunit sigma-2-like: protein MIHFLLLISRQGKVRLTKWYSPYAQKERTKVVRELSGMILSRGPKLCNFVEWRGYKVVYKRYASLYFCMCVNQDDNELEILEIIHHFVEILDLYFGSVCELDLIFNFHKAYYILDEILMAGELQESSKKTVERLIDAQDALVEAAKEQANSVSYMISQATK, encoded by the exons ATG ATTCATTTTTTGCTTCTCATTAGCAGACAAGGGAAAGTGAGGTTGACGAAGTGGTACTCACCATATGCTCAGAAGGAAAGAACTAAG GTTGTTCGAGAGCTCAGTGGTATGATTCTAAGTCGCGGTCCCAAGCTTTGCAACTTTGTAGAGTGGAGAGGATATAAAGTTGTTTACAAAAG ATATGCCAGTCTTTACTTCTGCATGTGTGTCAACCAGGATGACAATGAACTAGAGATCCTTGAAATTATTCATCATTTTGTAGAGATACTAGATCTTTATTTCGGAAGT GTGTGTGAGCTGGACTTGATATTTAATTTTCACAAG GCTTATTATATATTGGATGAGATTTTGATGGCTGGTGAGCTCCAAGAATCCAGCAAAAAGACAGTTGAACGTCTAATTGATGCCCAG GATGCTTTAGTTGAAGCTGCCAAAGAACAGGCTAACTCGGTCAGCTACATGATCTCTCAGGCGACTAAATAA
- the LOC141721106 gene encoding uncharacterized protein LOC141721106, translating into MLRFKDSPHSSPYSIFNCAPRDGQSPRNQHFLNSSPRPSSQYKPSSAELVKEITSLEGEIIYLERYLLSLYRGAFEHHISSSSGESGTSSQNKSDTESQNSSDKCSLRLQPKFCKDSPDYYNHSLPLARNVASTDDQKHTSTPKSSYRTGWATANQGHRSLADHLVTSRMDVNLNRPDRLSEEIVRCMSSIYCKLADPADSTLRNTGLSASSTSSLSSSSTLSPRNLSENWSPHFNEDAGGNQIQGFKEAGSDFAAKMLQNFKLLVKNLEKVEPLKMTREEKLAFWINIHNALVMHAHLANGTSNYVKSNAILKAAYTVGGQYINADIIQSSILGIRSHYTAPWLDTLLSPGKKSKALSSKHVYSIDYPEPLVHFALCTGAFSDPSVRVYTADSIFKDLRLAKVEFIQATVYVHKETKVCLPKMLEDFAKDMSINMTGLLDIVSACLSEAEQKAISRCVKGKPEKYISWLGQNLKFGYVINREAVAERRLSV; encoded by the exons ATGTTGAGGTTTAAAGACAGCCCTCATTCATCTCCATACTCTATTTTCAACTG TGCCCCTCGAGATGGGCAGTCACCAAGGAATCAGCATTTTCTTAATTCATCACCTAGGCCCTCTTCTCAATATAAGCCT TCATCTGCAGAACTTGTGAAGGAAATAACTAGTCTTGAGGGTGAAATAATATACTTGGAACGGTATCTACTTTCACTCTATCGAGGAGCTTTTGAGCATCATATTTCTTCCTCGTCCGGAGAAAGCGGAACCTCTTCGCAGAATAAGAGTGACACGGAATCTCAAAATAGCTCTGATAAATGTAGTCTCAGACTGCAGCCTAAGTTTTGCAAAGATAGTCCTGATTATTACAATCATAGTCTCCCTTTAGCTCGTAATGTGGCCAGTACAGATGATCAGAAACATACTTCTACTCCAAAGTCATCATATAGAACG GGCTGGGCGACTGCTAATCAAGGTCACCGAAGTCTGGCTGATCACCTTGTTACTTCTCGCATGGATGTTAACCTTAACAGACCTGATCGCCTTTCAGAAGAGATTGTCAGATGCATGTCTTCTATATACTGTAAACTTGCAGATCCTGCAGATTCCACTCTGAGGAACACAGGCCTTTCAGCTTCTTCTACTTCGTCCCTTTCCTCCTCAAGCACATTATCTCCTAGGAATCTTTCCGAAAATTGGAGCCCTCATTTCAACGAAGATGCTGGAGGGAATCAAATACAGGGCTTCAAAGAAGCTGGCAGCGATTTTGCTGCTAAAATGCTACAAAATTTCAA GTTGCTGGTGAAAAATCTTGAGAAGGTCGAACCACTGAAGATGACGCGTGAGGAGAAGCTTGCATTTTGGATAAATATCCACAATGCTTTGGTGATGCAT GCGCATTTAGCCAATGGAACTTCAAATTATGTGAAAAGTAATGCAATTCTGAAG GCAGCTTATACTGTTGGTGGGCAATACATAAATGCTGACATTATACAAAGCTCCATTTTAGGAATCAGATCACACTATACAGCACCG TGGCTGGACACCCTGCTGTCTCCAGGAAAGAAGTCTAAAGCTTTGAGCTCCAAACATGTATATTCCATCGACTACCCAGAACCACTTGTTCATTTTGCACTTTGTACAGGGGCATTTTCTGACCCTTCA GTACGAGTTTACACAGCAGACAGCATCTTTAAGGATCTCAGACTTGCTAAAGTAGAGTTCATACAAGCTACCGTGTATGTTCACAAGGAAACAAAGGTATGCCTCCCAAAAATGCTGGAAGACTTTGCGAAGGACATGTCAATAAATATGACTGGCCTTTTGGACATTGTTAGCGCATGTCTATCAGAAGCTGAGCAGAAAGCCATCTCTAGATGCGTGAAAGGAAAACCTGAGAAATACATCAGCTGGTTAGGGCAGAACTTAAAATTTGGATATGTGATTAATAGGGAAGCAGTAGCCGAAAGAAGATTGTCTGTCTAG